The Miscanthus floridulus cultivar M001 chromosome 7, ASM1932011v1, whole genome shotgun sequence genome includes a region encoding these proteins:
- the LOC136463260 gene encoding uncharacterized protein: MIDPEYAIPDDAVNNPAPSVSKSGKPFDLQPVSPISPIGYNAPTLTALTHQKIRTKTITSKSKLATARATPSAAATTLVKAFKGVRAATGSSSAIPPISSTTSFDKPSEQQLGTSASVPDVQASQPTSADAPQPIVADAQAKRKALTDAEAQPKRQRSMPIPTSAPMSSVIIPQEPTTDEVTEDIPSASSADPSHGTLQVVSSSQAQEIALKQEQDSPNSLFSFAIDISDDDGEETSSSLALGTISAETKSRLEALLNLLQQDTAQLVDDSDPAKAIFKTIRGQVPADVEEVLFPAAHLESRQLQYQRAAQRIADRAAQAQLKEEMLQLKQIADEKHKGIGNLQTSGAELKQKILDLSARKMALLAELKEIDAALTHAQQEESQLPNAIKTLQQERDIQARKALAMKKKLKPVEGTADDDIKEMEEAEQIRLRAILAIQSLLNL, translated from the exons atgatcgaccctgaatatgccatccctgacgacgca gttaacaacccagcaccatcggtgagcaaaagtgggaaacccttcgatcttcagcctgtttccccgatatcaccgatcggctacaacgcccccaccttaactgctttgacccaccagaagatccgtaccaagaccatcacctctaagtccaaattggctacagctagggccactccatcggctgctgctacaaccttggtcaaggcattcaag ggggtaagagctgccactggatcgtcatcggcaattcctccgatatcaagcaccacttcttttgacaaaccttcagag caacaattgggtacatcggcaagcgtaccagacgtccaagcttcacaaccaacaagtgccgatgccccccagccaatcgttgccgatgcccaagcaaagcgcaaagctttaacagatgccgaggcacagccaaaacgacaaaggtccatgccgatccctacatctgccccaatgtcatcggtcatcatacctcaagagccaaccactgatgaagtcacagaggacatcccatcggcaagctcagccgatccctcacacggcacactccaggttgtttcttccagtcaagcacaggaaattgccttgaaacag gaacaagactccccaaacagcctattctccttcgctattgacatctctgacgatgatggagaggaaacaagttcttcccttgcactgggaacaatatcggcagaaactaagtccaggttggaagctctcctgaacttgctacagcaggataccgcccaactggtagatgactcggaccccgcaaaggcaattttcaaaacaatccgtggccaggtccctgccgatgttgaagaagtactcttcccagcagcccatttagagagtcgccaactacaatatcaacgggctgctcaacgtattgccgatagagcagctcaggctcaactcaaagaagagatgctacaactgaaacaaattgccgatgagaagcacaagggcatcggcaacttgcagacttcgggtgctgaacttaagcagaaaatcttggatttatcagcaaggaagatggctctattggctgaattgaaggaaatcgatgcagccttaactcatgctcaacaagaagaaagccagctacccaatgccatcaaaacccttcagcaagaaagagatatccaggctcgcaaagctttggccatgaagaaaaaactcaagcctgtggagggtactgccgatgacgatatcaaagaaatggaggaagccgagcagattcgcctgcgtgcgatattagctatccaatccttgttgaacttgtaa